One part of the Dyadobacter sp. 676 genome encodes these proteins:
- a CDS encoding SusC/RagA family TonB-linked outer membrane protein → MIHFIKSKIMPVLVGILAVMQLHAQELTGTVTGIVRNEFGQPLAGVTILSENGRNGTVSNISGEFTMAVDDGSRALVFSHNGYGNQTIAVPEKREIEVRLKWDAHRKDEVVQLGYTAQSRSELSGAVSTVKGEELEKSPVANLTQTLAGRLSGLTTQETFSELSRATTNLYVRGLSAARTNGPLVIIDGIINAYNSNQTLEYITANEIESITVLKDASTQALYGIQGANGLLVITTKRGRRGPLQIKTRFDQSMQQVTTKPAFYNSAEYAEMRNQAAFNDGLGANYLFSPQQIEGYRSGRDRDLYPNNNWYSRYLKNFAAMQRASVNVTGGNDKVQFFSNINFMHQGGYFKTDQARYDPNANNIWVNYRSNIDMSLNRYLKAFIRLAGNVKRERTPGGASNAEVYSSIFQIPPTVYGPVTPAVTSPSGEVLDAGGKVVTTERVESPTYGMLNRTGYTRHTVTNIVSQFGLDLDMGFLTKGLNLTGTMAYQTNSVGSLSTKQDYERWVQTSDSALVFTKKGAQNNTPLAYSKSHSYYYHLTYNIAMNYKRDFGRHRVGAMAYMFYQNLTKADNSSPGMLPYNRVSSGFEASYGFDNRYLVKFDLGYSGSEQYARNVRYTTTPAVSAAWVVSNESFLRNNAFLTNLKVRASYGKTANDQSGLMRFAYLDNVTVKGGGPIGSLQYLVEEGQVGNPNIRAEISKKQNYGIDFGLMNAWSVSVDVFRERMDNMVVGALSTIPLYQGIPLDNYPKINAGIFENKGVDINVGYTKMFTKDFSVHAGLMLSYARNKIISWNEARKTEDYAYRNWEEGYAFGQTFGYRVDYSNGNGFFNSQQEIDNSNLTYSFGTPRPGDLRYQDLNADGKIDERDKAPMGNGTIPTTIYGVSAGFTYKNFDVSLLFQGVGNYSSVYEGTGVFETDYDGVFGSLHRNAWTPERYAAGEKITSPALSLARTVNHEASDYYLYDRSYVRLKNVELSYKLPLALSKLIRADQVRVLVSGQNLVTWDKMKSGDFGPEGDGYLAFPVYRVYNAGISVTF, encoded by the coding sequence GACGCGCATAGAAAAGACGAGGTAGTACAACTCGGCTACACAGCCCAGTCGCGCTCCGAGCTTTCGGGGGCGGTGTCGACCGTGAAAGGGGAGGAACTCGAAAAATCACCGGTAGCTAATCTGACGCAGACGCTGGCCGGGCGTCTTTCGGGACTGACGACGCAGGAGACATTTTCGGAACTCTCCCGCGCGACCACGAACCTGTACGTTCGCGGCCTTTCTGCCGCTCGTACCAATGGCCCGCTTGTGATTATCGACGGTATTATCAACGCCTACAACAGCAATCAGACGCTGGAATACATTACCGCCAATGAAATTGAATCCATCACCGTGCTGAAAGACGCTTCGACTCAGGCGTTGTACGGCATTCAGGGTGCGAACGGGCTCCTGGTGATCACCACCAAACGTGGCCGGAGGGGTCCATTGCAGATCAAGACGCGGTTCGACCAGTCAATGCAGCAGGTTACCACGAAACCGGCCTTCTATAACTCGGCCGAGTACGCCGAAATGCGGAACCAGGCGGCATTTAACGATGGCCTGGGCGCGAATTACCTTTTCAGTCCCCAGCAGATCGAAGGTTACCGTTCGGGCCGGGACCGTGATTTGTACCCGAATAATAATTGGTATAGCCGCTATCTCAAAAACTTCGCGGCCATGCAGCGCGCGAGCGTGAACGTCACGGGAGGTAACGACAAAGTGCAGTTTTTCTCGAATATCAATTTCATGCACCAGGGCGGTTATTTCAAAACGGATCAGGCACGCTACGACCCGAATGCGAATAATATCTGGGTCAATTACCGGTCGAACATCGATATGAGCCTCAACCGGTATCTGAAAGCATTCATACGCCTCGCGGGCAACGTAAAGCGAGAGCGCACTCCGGGCGGCGCAAGCAATGCCGAAGTGTACAGCAGCATTTTCCAGATCCCGCCGACTGTTTATGGCCCGGTAACGCCAGCAGTAACCAGTCCGTCGGGCGAGGTGCTCGATGCGGGCGGCAAAGTCGTCACAACCGAACGCGTGGAGTCGCCTACTTACGGGATGCTCAACCGGACAGGCTACACACGGCACACCGTTACCAACATCGTATCGCAGTTCGGCCTCGACCTCGATATGGGTTTTCTCACCAAAGGCCTTAACCTGACCGGGACCATGGCCTACCAGACCAACTCCGTAGGCAGCCTTTCCACCAAGCAGGACTATGAACGATGGGTACAAACCAGCGACTCGGCATTGGTATTTACTAAAAAAGGTGCTCAAAACAACACGCCATTGGCTTACTCCAAATCGCATTCCTACTATTACCACCTTACCTACAACATCGCGATGAACTACAAGCGCGACTTCGGACGGCACCGGGTGGGCGCGATGGCCTATATGTTTTACCAGAACCTCACCAAGGCCGACAATTCCTCGCCCGGAATGCTGCCCTACAACCGTGTGAGCAGCGGTTTCGAGGCTTCTTATGGTTTTGATAACCGCTATCTGGTCAAGTTCGACCTGGGCTACTCGGGTTCGGAGCAATATGCCCGGAACGTGCGTTATACCACCACTCCGGCTGTTTCGGCCGCCTGGGTCGTTTCGAACGAGTCATTTTTGAGGAACAATGCATTCCTGACCAACCTGAAAGTCCGCGCTTCTTACGGTAAAACCGCCAACGACCAGAGCGGCCTCATGCGTTTCGCCTATCTGGACAATGTGACCGTCAAAGGTGGCGGACCGATCGGTTCGCTGCAATACCTTGTCGAGGAAGGGCAGGTGGGAAATCCGAACATCCGGGCGGAAATCTCCAAAAAACAGAATTACGGCATCGACTTCGGTTTGATGAATGCATGGTCGGTTTCCGTGGATGTGTTCAGGGAGCGGATGGATAATATGGTGGTAGGGGCGTTGTCGACGATCCCGCTTTATCAGGGGATTCCTTTGGACAATTACCCTAAAATCAACGCCGGAATTTTCGAGAACAAAGGCGTGGATATCAATGTGGGTTATACCAAAATGTTCACAAAAGACTTTTCCGTCCATGCCGGACTTATGCTGAGCTATGCCAGAAACAAGATCATCAGCTGGAACGAGGCGCGCAAAACCGAGGATTACGCTTATCGTAATTGGGAGGAGGGGTATGCGTTCGGGCAGACGTTCGGATACCGGGTGGATTACAGCAATGGCAACGGGTTCTTCAATTCGCAGCAGGAGATCGATAACAGTAACCTGACTTACAGCTTTGGCACACCCAGGCCCGGAGACCTGCGTTACCAGGACCTCAACGCCGACGGCAAGATCGACGAACGAGACAAGGCACCCATGGGTAACGGCACTATTCCGACTACGATTTACGGCGTTTCAGCCGGCTTTACCTACAAAAATTTCGACGTGAGCCTGCTCTTTCAAGGCGTTGGAAACTACTCGTCGGTTTATGAGGGAACCGGCGTTTTCGAGACGGATTACGACGGCGTGTTCGGTTCGCTCCACCGTAATGCGTGGACACCGGAGCGCTACGCAGCGGGTGAGAAGATTACGTCGCCTGCATTGTCGCTCGCACGCACCGTGAACCACGAGGCGAGCGATTACTACCTGTACGACCGCTCGTACGTGAGGCTGAAAAATGTGGAGCTGTCCTACAAGTTGCCGCTGGCGTTGTCGAAGCTGATCCGTGCCGACCAGGTCCGGGTGCTGGTGAGCGGGCAAAATCTTGTTACGTGGGATAAAATGAAGTCCGGCGACTTCGGTCCCGAGGGCGATGGTTACCTGGCATTTCCGGTGTACCGGGTTTACAATGCGGGCATCAGTGTGACTTTCTAA